Below is a genomic region from Zavarzinella sp..
TTGCTAATAAACGGATGCGGAGAACAACTGGGTAATCCCCGTTCAGCCAAGGTCGGGTGGGAGAACCAGGCCACTCATGGGATCGCTCATCACTGGAATACTGGGGATGGTGCGGAGCAGTTTGCCAGTTTTCGCATCAATGATCAACTCATCGCCTTCATCGTTGATTTTGATCATCACCACCTGCACACCATTAACTTCTGCAGCAGCCAGCCGAAACTTTTCGGGTAAGGCGGTGCTATCCATCGGATCGATCGGCAGCGGATTTGCCACAAGTTCAATCGGCCCATCAACAGGTGGGGGAGGAATTCTGCTCACGGAATAGTCCACATCGGACGAGTTGCACGTAAACATAAACAGTAACGCTACTGTGAAAGGCATCAGCAGCAGATACAGTTTCGATCGTGGGCTGATCATTCTGGCTCGGTTCTGTGATAATGTGGGTCTCATCGTTTACTCATTATTCGGTTGTGGCAGGCATGGATCAAACGTCTTGATCCAGAAGAGGGATTGCCCACAACGGTACACTCAAAAAGACGATTGAACTTCAAAGTTCTATCAGTCGCTAGCACTTCTACTGTTACATTCGCTGCAAAACTGACGATATTTCAAGAAATCTAAATAATTCATAGGAAGATCGAAATGAAGAAATGGTGAATTGCCGAGAGTGGGTGCACTATGCCCATCAGCCATTTTTGTCGGAAAATATTGCAATATGAAAATGCAATAATGTAATACGGTTATTGCAAGTATTTATTTGATAAGCACTTATGGAACAAGCAGCACAATATTCCTCCCGCACATGGGTGGGGAAGCAGCACCTGCATTTGGTAGAAACGGATAGCACCAATAATCGGGCGTTGGAGTATATTCACCAGCCTGATGCCCACGGATTGGTGATCAGTGCGGAGACGCAAACCAGCGGACGTGGGCAATATGGACGCACGTGGCAGGATGGCACCGGTCAGGCAGTGCTGCTGAGCGTTCTGCTCTATCCTTCCCAAATTATCCAGCGTGCCAGCATCATGACCGCCTACGGTGCGATTGCAGTCGCACAGACGCTGGAGCATTTCGTAAATGAAAAACCTCTCATTAAATGGCCGAATGATGTACTGGTGAATGGCAAAAAGGTGTGCGGAATCCTGCTGGAAGGTGGCACCACCCCGCACCAGGTGCCGTATGTGGTGATTGGGATTGGTTTAAATGTGCGGCAGACGCAGGCGTATTTTGATGCTGCAGGTTTGCCCCAGGGTGGATCGCTGCAAACCGTTACTGGAAAAGAACTTAAGACATCCGATGTGCGGGACTGCCTGATTGATCAACTGGATCGGCTTTACGGGGAACTTCAGGCACGTGGCCCCTGTGTTCTGGAAGAGAAATGGGTGGAATACACCCAGTTATCAGGAAGACAGGTCCAGGTCGTGCTGCACCGTGGGGATATTCTGGTGGGAATTCTCCACCAGCAGCAGTTCGGGCAGATCGTGGTGCGGCACCCCACGGGAATGTGGCATGGTGCACCAGAAGAGATTCGGAATATTTTTCTAATCAGATGAAAAGCATTCCGTAGCCAACATATAGATGTAGCCAAGTTTCGTTTTCGCGACATTTAGTCGAACCACATGTCATTTCGAAGGCCAGTACCAGCTAAAACTGCCTATTTTTTCCAATGGAAAGAAAGAAAAAGTATCGATTTTGCAAATTCCGGAAATTTTCCTTGCAGGAAGTTGCAGAATTGAGTAGACTGCTTTAGCTGGTAGGTTGGTCACTGTGGAAGATATGTTGAATCGAATTGTAAGACGAGACAGCTTCTCAGGTCGGGTTTCGGCCGCACATTGGAATCGGAACGAGTGAAGCAGGATTGTGTCACCGTGATTTTAATGAGTAGAGATGGTTACCCTTTATTGATTCCTCCTTTCCATCATTGAATGGTATGCAGTTACTGTGGTGTGGGCCTTGGACAGGTTCTGCATAGGGTACGGTGTGCTGAAGTTATGTAGTCGAGCCTTGACCGATTGATTAGTCGGAGTATTTTTGGCTGTTTCGTTTCTTGTTTGAAGGTTTTGTTGCAGTTACGGACTCGTAGTTTGGTTGCGAGCAGCAGAACCAGGAGCCCAAAGTGGTGCTCCGGAGTGTTTGAGATGGTGAATATTTATGTAGGGAATCTTTCCTGGAATTGCTCAGATGACGATCTGTTCCAATTGTTTTCGGAACACGGATCGGTCGAAAAGGCCCAGGTGATTCTGGATCGCGTGACCCGTCGGTCTCGCGGATTTGGCTTCGTAGAGATGCCAGATGGTGAACAAGCGACCGCAGCAGTGGCAGCATTGAACAACACCATGTTCCAGGGCCGTCCACTGACCGTGAACGAAGCCCGCCCGCGTGAAGCTGGTGGTGGCGGCGGCGGTTACGGTGGTGGCAGTGGAGGTGGTGGCGGCGGCTACGGTGGTGGCTCCGGTGGCGGAGGCGGCCGTGGTGGTTCCGGCGGTGGCCGTGGCGGTTCCGGCGGTGGCGATCGTGGTGGTCGTCGTGGCGGTTCCGGTGGCTACCGTGATCGTGGTGGTGATGGTGGCTACGGTGGTGGCTACTCTGGTTGATTTTTCTCCCACCTGACGAAAATATTCCTGCTACAATAACTCTTATAACCCGGCTGTTTGTTGCAGTCCGGGTTTTTTCCGTTACTGATTACTACTAATCAGCAATTTTTGTCTACATCGGGGAGGCTGACATTCTTTATGGCGAAGGAAGAATCGATTGAGGTCGAAGGTCGTGTCAAGGAAGCACTTGCGAATACTCAATTTCGGGTCGAATTAGACCTCGGGGGCGAAATTATTGCCCACGTTGCAGGTAAAATGCGTAAAAACTTTATCAAAATCATTCCAGGTGATCGCGTCAAGGTGGAAATCTCCCCTTACGATCTCACCCGTGGGCGTATTGTCTACCGGGCTCGTTAACCGGCTCTTTTGCCCCATGAGAAACTGTGTCAGCACCCATTCGTCGGTGCCAGGCGGTCAATTTGAAAAGAAATTCCCATGATCGCACGCTTCTGCTCCCGGCGAATGAATTCGCACTGGATTCCCGCGTGCGCGGGAATGACGATTGGATATTTCTTTGCTTCTTTGTGGTTTTGCGGTCAATTTGAAAAGAAATTCCCATGATTGCACGCTTCTGCTCCCTGCGAATGAAATCGCACTGGATTCCCGCCTGCGCGGGAATAACGATTGTTGCAATTTGATTTCTTGGCGACTTGGCGTCTTGGTGGTCAAATTTTCCAGTTCAAGGGTTATGTAAATGTCCGTGTCGCACGCTTCCGGCGAATGAAATCGCACTGGATTCACGCCTGCGCGGGAATGACGATTGTTGCTATTTGATTTCTTGGCGACTTGGCGGTCAAATTTTCCAGTTTAAGCGTTATGGAAATGTCCGTTTCGCACGCTTCCGCTCCCGGTGAATGAATTCGCACTGGATTCCCGCGTGCGTGGGAATGACGATCTGTTGCAATTTGATTTCTTGGCGACTTGGCGTCTTGGCGGTCAAATTTTCCAGTTCAAGGGTTATGGAAATGTCCGTTTCGCACGCTGCCGCTCCCGGCTCGTTTTGGCAAGTGCTTGGGAATAAGGATCAACTCAGGGCAGTTCACCTTCTGCCCACTATTGCCCACGGTGGGCGATTTGCAGTTATAATGAAGACGCGGTGTGGGTGCCAGCGCACCCTTTCCTAATTCCTTTCTAAGAGAAAAGTCATGTCGCAGCGAACGACCACTGAAATCGATCTGGATGAAGTGATGACCGCACGGACGCGTTACGCCTGGGGTGCCCACCTGGCAGGGGTTCTGGCAGCACTTTGCCTGGTGGTGCTGGTGGCAACTTTGTATCTTTTTGTAGATTTGCTGGCAGATCGTGGCGTTTCTGCCAAATATCGCGATCTCCGTGTCGCGGATCAAGACAAAGTTCTGGCACAGTGGGAGCAGATTCCTGCGGAACGGCGGGCCGAAATTGCCAAAGCACTAGGCCTGATCGAACAGGAAGCTGCCAATTCCACTTTTCATCTGGTTGTTCAGCCAGAATGCACCCCACCTGCACGCATGGAGGATTCAGAACAAATCCGACAGTGGGCGGAGAAGCATCAGCAGTATGGAGATGTTGTTTCCATCGCAGAAAATATTCTGCAGTACCGCATGGATGGGGTGTTCTACCAGCACATGGCCACGAAAGTCAATCTGGTTGCTGCAGAACGCTTTGCCGCAACAATTTACGTGCGTGAACAGGAACTGAGTTTCGATCATCATGCGATTCTGACACTGGCAAGCCACCACCATGATCGCACAGCCGGCTGGCTGGCACTCAAAATGGCCAAATGGTTCCCCTGGACCTGGAATGGCAGCCCCGCAAATGAGAAATATCTCACTGGCTTGCTGTTTTGTGCTACCACAGTGGTGGTTTTTGGACTGATCTTCCAGTTGCTGGGCAACTTTCTTGCTGCACGTGCTGCAAGTTCTGCTGCCTACGAACTTCGGCAGGCGGTTTATGCCCACACGGAAAGGCAAAGTTCGCTGAACATCGCTGCCCACCGTCTCGATCAGGCGGTGCGCGTCTTCAACCGCGAAATTGATCAGTTCAAAGCGGGCCTC
It encodes:
- a CDS encoding RNA-binding protein translates to MVNIYVGNLSWNCSDDDLFQLFSEHGSVEKAQVILDRVTRRSRGFGFVEMPDGEQATAAVAALNNTMFQGRPLTVNEARPREAGGGGGGYGGGSGGGGGGYGGGSGGGGGRGGSGGGRGGSGGGDRGGRRGGSGGYRDRGGDGGYGGGYSG
- a CDS encoding biotin--[acetyl-CoA-carboxylase] ligase encodes the protein MEQAAQYSSRTWVGKQHLHLVETDSTNNRALEYIHQPDAHGLVISAETQTSGRGQYGRTWQDGTGQAVLLSVLLYPSQIIQRASIMTAYGAIAVAQTLEHFVNEKPLIKWPNDVLVNGKKVCGILLEGGTTPHQVPYVVIGIGLNVRQTQAYFDAAGLPQGGSLQTVTGKELKTSDVRDCLIDQLDRLYGELQARGPCVLEEKWVEYTQLSGRQVQVVLHRGDILVGILHQQQFGQIVVRHPTGMWHGAPEEIRNIFLIR
- the infA gene encoding translation initiation factor IF-1 encodes the protein MAKEESIEVEGRVKEALANTQFRVELDLGGEIIAHVAGKMRKNFIKIIPGDRVKVEISPYDLTRGRIVYRAR